DNA sequence from the Cucumis melo cultivar AY chromosome 6, USDA_Cmelo_AY_1.0, whole genome shotgun sequence genome:
gtagcttttttgttttgaatttgtttatgtttgggatggctatcctgcagttatggtagccttttttgttttgaatttgtttatgtttgggatggctatcctgcagttatggtagccttttttgttttgaatttgctggtatcaaggggtggtagttaggatagcttgaagtattttgttgttaataattaggttgtgttggctatcctgcagttatggtagcctaatgtgttatgtttgtaatgtgcagcgattctttgtgcttgatttcaatgatgaagctgaacaggtttgttgagcatcagatgctcacgacctttaaagagttccgggccgactgtcataaacatttcaaaaagtacagcgacccggaggaggctcgtgccaacccaccaaacgcattggttggacgtgatgaggattggcacttcctctgcgaccattatatcagccgtgcattccaggtatttgtcatgattaattatgataacaagtttttatatgtataagaaatagacaatataattgttttaatgcaggagcaatcacggacaaacaaggctgctagacagaagcagccttacaatcatagtagcgggtccaagtcgtttctacaacgacagtatgagctcgctgaaagaagagggcagccggtcgatcgtgtggaattgttctgggaaacacacgttcgagctgggacattcgtgtcgcaggccgccgaggatgcgcatgtaagttatacccttattaattatccacttttattatatatttttgcgcgttacctaacataatttttaaatttgttgcagaatcaaatgctggaactccaatcccagcctaccccagagggtagtcagccactctctgaggatgagatatgcgatcaggtgttgggtagacgaccaggctactcaaaaggccttggttggggacccaagccgaaggcccgcagaacggcaagtgcaagcagttcgtcgacatcttgttcgcagtccacacaaaaagagattgaattacaagctaaacttcatgaagctttggaacggattgaagtacaagatagaaatcaccaagcattagcttcacaagtggaagctatgaaaaagatgattgaagacctaactcgtgcacaacagggaccaccacatgatccctagccctgcggtacgtcgtatatgtctctattattcttaagtttttgcaatatatgattatgtattaaacttagttatttttataccatttttaggaccgaaggtgtagaatgacgcgcatacgcacctcgttgggagattgggtcttatgtttatgttatttgtatattgagaactatattttcttgtagtcaacttattcgtattattaattttaattctattttttaatttgtgtttgtatatttattaatttaatccaaaacgtcgccaaatttttttgagcaatccgaacatcattgtgaatgtttgagcaaaatattataaggaaaaaagtaaaaataaaatatttaaaaaaatatataaaaaatatttcccgacgttcattacgtcgggaaaaaaacgtcggaaaataggctttcccgacgccgtgcgatgcgtcggcatagacggcgtcgggaataaggttttcccgacgccgtcgatgccgacgcatctcacggcgtcgggaaagcctttcccgacgccgtaccaaatcggcgtcgggaaagcctctagCGACGCATTTCCCCCGACGTTCTTTCCGAcgtcgttttgtacgtcgggatatcctttcccgacgttctttgcattttcgccgacgtatttgtgcgtcgggagtacccacgTCTCTTGTAGTGATTGGCCCAACCGGtcattgaagaaaaataatttaatttaatccaaagttaaattatttaagttcCAAAAATTTTAATCTTAGTTGGGTATGCCAAgacccaatcaaaacttaccaacaAGTGAAAAAGGACCGAGAACAGGCTTGGCGGCTCAAGAATGGATGGCGACTCGGCTAAGAACAGGTGAAACGGCTCGGGCAGGCGGGAGGGAGTGGCTCGGCTGATGGATGGGGGTGCGGGTACGACTCCCGTGGGGCTTGCACAAGCGAGCGACTCAGTTGATGCGCACGCGGCTCACGCGGACGGCTGGCGAAGGCTCGGGTACAGGTGGAGCGGATCGAGATTGGTTCACGGAGAAAGTACGCGCGGGTTCGACGGTGCGATAGATGGAGGGCTTGGTGACTTGCGATGGCGTGACTGTACGAGTGGCTGGAGTTCACGGATGACACGACTGGGACTTGCAACGGCGGCTGCTGTTCGACGGTACGGTGCGACGGAGCCTTGCGTGACGGCTGTCGACTGCAAACGAATCGACTTTGGTGGAGTGGCGCATCTACAATGGTGGAAACGACGCTCCTGAatacagccgatcggttcgaacTGACGGAAGTTACAGCGGGCGAGTCGAGTGGCAGCGGCGATGACTGCGGTTGAGGAGAGATTagggtttccttttcttttcctttgtgAAGAAAAATGATGGCTCACTTCCCAAGGATCTATTTAACCCatgtattattattttccctttttcctattccttaataaattccaaaacaacaaaatcttctctctcttcatttaaaaccaccaaatctccctttttaacttctttttatcttcttttatcttttcccaaataaaatcaaatattcgCTCTCCTCAATCAATCCAATCACCTTTTATCTCCTCCAAACatcttttcataaataattatattattttcacaATACAATTATTAAGTCCTTAAATCCAATAATACACCCAaacataaataacaaaaaaaaaaaaaaaacataaattccaacttaacaacaatttgatattttcaaatatccaatataaccaaatctccataaagtaaagatatttcaacatttaaataacacccaaaatctcaaattacacttaagataataaaattaaattcctcaaaATTTTTTTGGGCGTTACAACTTTTCTAtctatagagttccctggtgggcttttatgaaCTTGAGCTTGGTCTAATCCATGAACCATACCTTtaggctcaatcacatggatttaagtcatatttaattttgggctaaattaagcttattttttggtttaattgaattttagcccaagtaaataatatttaattgaaccaaaataattaatttgatttaattgtaTAATAAAGACATAAGACATCATTAAAATTGttcaatttgtctttaaatttaatttgggacacatgccaatttttagttaatcccaaatacaattagtttagtaaatgacatgacaatttgtaattggttccaaaatttcttattcaacaagagccctttaaaaaaaatctgaaTATTTTTGTTGTTGGCATCTCTTTCGATTTTACTTCTGCATGTAGtgagaaatttttttaatttattttttattgttgtaTTCTAATTTTATTTCTACATGCTGtgtgaaaaaaaattgttttaatttatctttttattgtTGTAGGCCGTGGGAAAAAGattgtattaattttttttttgatttgtATGTCTTATTGTATTtgaatcaataataataaagagTTAGATGTATtgctttttattattaatttatttttttttctccaacGGATTGAGCATTATGCTTATGTAttcattctttattttatttgaatttccaatttttttctcctttagtttgttatatatatatatatatataatttgtttagatttgttttttttttccaaagtcACAATAGCATTTTGATTTGgttgttatttattattattattatatcttgGCATTATTTTGTATGTTAATAACATATTCATTTGTTTAAAATTCGTTCTAATCCTTTTAATTATATGTTTAGTTTAACTTGTTTTTGAAGATATGACTTCAACAAACTTTAATTCAGTTTCTCTAAGTGGTGTTGCCCAAGGGGAGAAACCTGAAAAATTTGGTAATTTCAAACGTTAGCAACAAAAAATGTTGTTCTATCTCACCACTTTAAATTTGTCAAAGTTTCTCGCAGAGGATGCTTCTATTTTACCTGAGGGAGAAATGGACAAAGAAAAGCAACTTGCAGTTGATGCATGGAAACATGCAGAATAAGTTTGCAAGAATTACATTTTGAATGGATTGGACAACACTCTGTACAATGTGTATAGTAGTGTTGATTCagcaaaaaaaatatttggacTTCATTAGAGAAGAAGTACAAAACTGAAGTTGTTGGTACACAGAAATTTATTGTTGGAAAATTTTTGGATTACAAAATGGTGGAGTCCAAAACATTAATCAGTCAGGTTCAGGAAATCCAGGTAATTCTACATGATATACATGCTAAGAATATGACTTTGAGTGAGTCTTTTCAGGTAGCATCAATAATTGAAATTTTGCCACCCTTATGGAAGGACTTCAAAAATTATCTCAAGCATAAACGGAAAGAGATAAAGCTTGAGGAACTTGTAGTTCAACTTGGGATTGAAGAGAATAATAGAAAGGCAGAAAAGTGTACTATGGATAGTACAATAGATCCCAAGCCCAACATTGTAGAAAATAGACCataaagtaataaaaaaaagaaattttttggtgaaggttcaaataaaaaacttcGATTCACAAAAAAGGTTCAATGACAAGTGCTATAACTGCAACAAAATAGGACATGAATCTAAAGATTGTCATAAGCCAAAGAACTTTAAGAAAAAACATGTCCAAGCTCATATCACAAAAGTTGATGGAGTATCGGATGATGTTGCAGATATTGACCTTTGTGCAGTCATTTCAGATTGCAACATGATGGACAATTCCAAGGAATGGTGGGTAGATACAGGGGCTACTTGTCATATTtgtgccaacaagaatttgttcACATCATATGTGCCAGTCTCTAGTGGAGAACAATTATTTATGGGTAACTCCTCTACTTCAAAGGTTGAGGGACAAGGAAAAGTGATTCTTAAGATGACCTCTGGCAAGGAACTCACTCTTAACAATGTGCTTCATGTTCCTGACATTTGCAAGAATTTAGTTTCTAGTTCATTGCTTAGTAAGAATGACTTTAAGTTGGTAAATGTATTTGATAAATTTGTACTTTCCAAGAATGAGATGTATATTGGAAAGAGTTATTTGAGTGATGGTCTGTTTAAAGTAAATGTATTCACAGTTGTACCCAAAAGTActattaataataaagtttCTACTTTTGCTTATATTGTTGAGTCATCTGTTTGGCATGGCAGACTAGGACATGTCAACTTCAATTCTTTACGTAGGCTAATTAATAtgaacttgattccaaaattcACTTTTGATACAAATCATAGATGTGAAGTATGTGTGGAATAAAAAATGACCAAAGCACCTTTTAATACCATTGAAAGAATGACCAAACTTTTAGAGTTAATTCATAGTGATATTTGTGACTTGAAATTTGTGCAAACTAGAAGTGagaaaaagtattttattacttttataaTGATTGCACAAGATATTGTTACGTTTATCTTATGAAAAGCAAAGATGAGGCAATTGAAGTGTTTAAGCTTTATAAAAAAAGAGGTTGAAAATCAACTTAGCATAGAAATTAAGGTAATAATAAGTGATCGAGCTGGTGAATATGGTCCTCCTTTTGAACAATTTTGTTTAAAACATGGCATTATTCACCAAATTGCTGCTCCTTAGTCACCTCAATCCAAAGGAATTGCTAGACGAAAAAAGGAACACTTAAGGAAATGATGAACGCCTTGCTTATAAGTTCAGGTTTACCCCAAAATTTGTGGGGAGAagctttgttgacaacaaattatttattaaacAGGATACCTTATAAGAAGTCACAAAATATTCTTTATGAAAAATGGAAGGGAAGAAAATATTCATACAAATTCTTAAAAGTGTGGGGGTGCCTAGAAAAAGTTGCAGTGCCTAAacctaaaatggttaaaataggACCAAAAACTGTTGATTGCATATTCATTGGTTTGCTATCAACATTTGGGCATATCAATTTCtagtttataaattaaatatctcGGATATATATGTTAATACGATCATGGAATCAAGGAATGCAATATTCTTTGAGAATGTTTTTCCACATAAAATGTCTTGTGAAGCAAGGTTACACAAACATTCTTTTGATGCTATAATTAACGAGGGAATCTCAAAATAGATCAAATGTTGAGTTAAACAAGGATGAGGAACTTAAGCGAGGTAAAAGGATGAGAATTTCAAAATCATTTGGACCTGattttttaacatatttgttaGAAAACGAACCTCAAACATTTAAAGAGGTCATGTCCTCTCCAGAAGATCTATATTGGAAAGAAGCTGTGAATAGTGAAATTGAGTCCATTATGCATAACCATACTTGGGAGCTAGTTGATCTTCCATTAGGAAGTAAACCACTTGGTTGCAAATGGATTTTCAAACGAAATATGAAGACTGATGGGTCAATAGATAAATATAAGGTAAGACTTGTCGCCAAAGGTTATAAGTAACAAGGACTTGACTATTTTGATACATACTCACTAGTTAAGAGAATTACTTCCATTCGCATGCTCATAGCAATATCAGCTTTGCATAGATTTGAGATAGATTAGATGGATG
Encoded proteins:
- the LOC127149778 gene encoding uncharacterized protein LOC127149778, whose translation is MLTTFKEFRADCHKHFKKYSDPEEARANPPNALVGRDEDWHFLCDHYISRAFQEQSRTNKAARQKQPYNHSSGSKSFLQRQYELAERRGQPVDRVELFWETHVRAGTFVSQAAEDAHNQMLELQSQPTPEGSQPLSEDEICDQVLGRRPGYSKGLGWGPKPKARRTASASSSSTSCSQSTQKEIELQAKLHEALERIEVQDRNHQALASQVEAMKKMIEDLTRAQQGPPHDP